One window of the Bradysia coprophila strain Holo2 chromosome X unlocalized genomic scaffold, BU_Bcop_v1 contig_26, whole genome shotgun sequence genome contains the following:
- the LOC119069217 gene encoding protein Notchless, whose product MEVDDLGDSDRNAIHTIQARLVSDTGEEAGPPIDLPVGITTAQLTLICNALLQNEEQTPYLFFVNEEEVKQSLEKAIDINKLDTEAVIDIVYQPQALFKVRPVTRCTSSMPGHAEAVVSLNFSPCGQHLASGSGDTTLRLWDLNTETPHFTCTGHKQWVLCVAWSPDSTRVASSCKNGETRIWDPHTGKQLGKPLLGHKKWINCLSWEPYHDNPDCRRIASAGTDGDVRIWDVVLGHSERILSGHTGGVTAVRWGGSGVIFTSSKDRTIKMWRASDGVLCRTMTGHAHWVNNLALNTDYVLRTGPFHPVIDKLKKFSMTTDKNELRAVALERYKKVCPDGVESLVSCSDDFTLYLWRSDSSKCVTRMTGHQNVVNDVKYSPDVKFFASASFDKSVRLWHAHNGAFVCTFRGHVQAVYTLAWSADSRLIVSGSKDSTLKVWSVQTKKLLQELPGHADEVFAVDWAPDGSRVASGGKDKIIKLWAY is encoded by the exons aTGGAAGTGGACGATTTAGGAGACTCTGATCGGAATGCCATACATACCATACAAGCTAGACTTGTATCTGACACTGGTGAAGAAGCGG GTCCACCGATAGATCTTCCAGTTGGCATAACCACAGCACAGTTAACTCTCATCTGTAAcgcccttttacaaaat GAAGAACAGACGCCGTACTTGTTTTTCGTCAACGAAGAGGAGGTCAAGCAGTCTCTGGAGAAAGCGATTGACATCAATAAACTGGACACAGAAGCGGTTATTGATATTGTTTATCAGCCACAAGCTCTGTTCAAAGTACGACCGGTAACACGATGTACCAGTTCGATGCCGGGTCATGCCGAAGCTGTGGTGTCATTAAATTTCAGTCCATGTGGTCAACATTTAGCTAGCGGTTCCGGTGACACAACGCTCCGTTTGTGGGATTTGAATACTGAAACCCCACATTTCACCTGTACCGGCCACAAGCAATGGGTATTGTGTGTTGCTTGGTCTCCCGATAGTACGAGAGTTGCCAGTTCATGTAAGAATGGCGAGACAAGGATTTGGGATCCACACACTGGCAAACAACTCGGTAAACCGTTGTTGGGACATAAAAAGTGGATAAATTGCCTCAGCTGGGAACCGTATCATGATAATCCCGATTGTCGTCGTATTGCCAGTGCTGGTACTGATGGTGATGTGAGAATTTGGGACGTAGTACTCGGACACAGTGAGCGAATATTATCAGGACATACGGGAGGCGTTACGGCAGTAAGATGGGGAGGTAGTGGTGTAATATTCACTTCGTCAAAGGATCGCACCATTAAAATGTGGAGAGCAAGCGATGGCGTTTTGTGCAGAACAATGACCGGACATGCACATTGGGTAAATAATTTAGCGTTAAACACGGACTATGTTCTGCGTACCGGACCCTTTCATCCTGTCATCgacaaattgaagaaattttcaatgacCACCGATA AAAATGAATTGAGAGCGGTGGCATTGGAGCGTTACAAGAAAGTTTGTCCGGACGGTGTAGAATCATTGGTGTCCTGTTCCGATGATTTCACATTGTACCTTTGGCGTTCAGATTCATCGAAATGTGTGACTCGTATGACTGGCCATCAAAATGTTGTGAATGACGTTAAATATTCACCGGACGTTAA GTTCTTCGCATCAGCTTCATTCGACAAATCTGTTCGACTGTGGCACGCTCATAATGGTGCTTTTGTCTGTACATTCCGTGGACATGTACAAGCTGTTTACACACTAGCTTGGTCAGCCGATTCACGTTTAATTGTAAGCGGCAGTAAGGATTCGACGTTAAAAG TTTGGAGTGTTCAAACGAAAAAGCTGCTTCAAGAACTTCCTGGACACGCAGACGAAGTGTTTGCAGTCGATTGGGCACCAGATGGCTCACGTGTGGCCTCAGGCGGAAAAGATAAAATCATCAAGTTATGGGCCTATTAA
- the LOC119069205 gene encoding zinc finger protein 2 homolog, giving the protein MSIFSTICRSCLGINLDVINLFSPFGMLDNNDNLTFSDCFTIITNIKVEINDNMPQTICKRCMHELKIAFNFRKKCEVSDITLRSKCLKKEEDASVGKYDDIDADGDMLIEALDEVQFDENDVVLEDAGQGTIEIVIQQDPADLQHTQLRRSSRRRKSVNEWNKSTEHLEEYILTQEEHIECVKDEGQVEIVELSDNEFAVENDDIKDEYGHEPDGLDEPSNEEFEIHDKSIIEENEFECYECQLTSNDEIALEKHIKTVHNQKIYHLCNVCGKTFAQESSLKNHMATHHSSDKAFKCDKCDKSYTSKNGLQSHMFTHMDEKPERKFLCSECGKGFTTNQRLRIHTFTHTGERNFSCDQCDKSFATEFRLRSHRRIHTGERPYSCDMCNQTFAQGNALKCHKRTHTGEKPYACKYCDKSFSQNTILKTHMTLHTGKTVKCPDCDKKFSRASYLILHKREHTGEKPYSCDRCPNRYKQKSHLDRHMDTHLGVKYPCEVCQKEYSKQWSLKMHMFTHSAEKPFQCTDCTLSFVRKDKFKAHIKAYHPHRSLNDVFKKVEVVVPEEDSRPAKDDSKKDEVAFYATVIVPTSESM; this is encoded by the exons ATGAGCATATTCAGTACAATTTGTCGTTCCTGTTTAGGGATAAATTTGGACGTGATCAACCTGTTCTCTCCGTTTGGAATGCTCGATAACAATGATAACCTAACTTTTTCCGACTGCTTCACGATCATAACAAATATTAAAGTCGAAATCAACGACAATATGCCACAAACAATATGCAAACGATGCATGCACGAGTTGAAAATTGCGTTTAATTTCCGGAAAAAGTGTGAAGTGTCGGATATTACGTTGAGAAGCAAGTGCTTGAAGAAGGAGGAAGATGCTAGCGTAGGCAAATATGATGACATTGACGCAGACGGTGATATGTTGATAGAGGCTTTGGACGAGGTACAATTTGATGAAAACGATGTAGTATTAGAGGACGCGGGCCAGGGAACTATCGAAATAGTCATACAACAGGATCCGGCAGATTTACAGCACACTCAG TTAAGGCGAAGTTCTCGGCGAAGAAAATCAGTAAACGAATGGAACAAAAGTACGGAGCATCTTGAAGAGTACATTCTGACGCAAGAGGAGCATATAGAATGTGTGAAAGATGAAGGACAAGTGGAAATTGTGGAATTATCCGATAACGAATTCGCTGTTGAAAATGACGACATCAAAGATGAATATGGACATGAACCGGATGGACTGGACGAACCAAGCAATGAGGAATTCGAAATTCATGACAAATCCATCATCGAAGAGAATGAGTTCGAGTGCTATGAATGTCAACTAACTTCCA ATGACGAAATCGCACTGGAGAAGCACATAAAAACGGTTCacaatcagaaaatttatcaCTTGTGCAATGTGTGTGGTAAAACGTTTGCCCAGGAATCGTCCCTCAAAAATCATATGGCCACTCATCATTCAA GTGACAAGGCCTTCAAGTGTGACAAGTGCGACAAGAGTTATACCAGCAAGAATGGTCTGCAAAGTCATATGTTCACGCACATGGATGAAAAACCTGAACGGAA atTTCTGTGCTCGGAATGTGGAAAAGGATTTACGACCAATCAACGCCTTCGCATACACACATTTACGCATACTGgcgaacgaaatttttcatgtgaTCAATGTG ACAAATCCTTTGCTACCGAATTCCGTCTGAGAAGTCATCGACGAATACACACAG GTGAACGACCCTATTCCTGTGATATGTGTAACCAAACATTTGCTCAGGGCAATGCCCTCAAGTGCCACAAACGCACTCACACAG gAGAGAAACCATATGCCTGTAAATATTGCGACAAATCCTTTtcacaaaatacaattttaaagACCCACATGACATTGCACACTGGTAAGACGGTTAAATGTCCAGATTGTGATAAGAAATTTAGTCGCGCATCGTATCTCATTCTTCACAAACGGGAGCATACCGGCGAGAAA CCGTATTCTTGCGATCGATGTCCGAATCGATACAAGCAGAAAAGCCATCTGGATCGTCACATGGACACACATTTGGGTGTGAAATATCCCTGCGAAGTATGCCAAAAGGAATATTCGAAACAATGGTCGCTGAAGATGCATATGTTCACCCATTCGGCAGAGAAACCATTTCAGTGTACGGACTGTACGTTGTCGTTTGTGAGAAAGGACAA ATTCAAAGCACACATCAAAGCATACCATCCACACCGGTCGCTGAACGACGTTTTCAAAAAGGTCGAAGTGGTGGTACCGGAAGAAGATAGTCGACCTGCAAAGGATGATAGTAAAAAGGATGAAGTTGCATTTTATGCAACTGTAATTGTACCCACTAGTGAATCTATGTAG
- the LOC119069223 gene encoding uncharacterized protein LOC119069223, with translation MLLSLGILLCTGVLCSEPSSTSTRTSYARGDSYGCSEKFFRHNCWKYCTGSSGKWCYTVKDSSNHCTSDNDCRWSSACQGWCAWNSQSGCSKACHEEVIKPQEQSMPPCRRGRPWWECQSSYGGGWRSGLSTGGKWISPDVPNDLVMNATANSIVFNGNSATATKSTASVPQSALWYPMGQIKVTSTTLYWTFAIRETATSSATSSVAIGLSDLNKLAPGWGVKGLFYNGPNLSDGSVLLMDNFGPKIKNGDKCSILVKLIESRMKVYIILNGKSLGLAFDVPEDTLDGIYPVVKFNGEGIAVEIEESRISDAPTELEPVKPLIMEGNWTLHSLRQAAVLTKPNVTMKISEIYDRVHERAYRIRIHAVNKFMGKLMEKSKSNWAGEIMDKTAKQGTASEMELETDISKHISAIRNVVLDTVKNELRLESAGSTSVWKQIESRRTTVNFNPFKKVKN, from the exons atgCTACTTTCGTTGGGCATTCTGTTGTGCACAG GCGTATTGTGTAGCGAACCTTCATCCACCTCGACAAGGACAAGTTATGCGCGCGGTGATTCGTACGGTTGttcggaaaagttttttcgACATAATTGCTGGAAATATTGCACAGGAAGCAGTGGAAAATGGTGTTATACGGTTAAGGATAGTAGTAATCATTGCACATCCGACAATGATTGCCGCTGGTCGTCAGCTTGTCAGGGATGGTGTGCTTGGAATTCACAGAGTGGATGCTCGAAGGCTTGCCACGAAGAAGTTATAAAACCACAAGAACAAAGTATGCCACCGTGTCGACGGGGTCGACCATGGTGGGAATGTCAATCAA GTTATGGAGGCGGTTGGCGAAGCGGATTATCAACCGGAGGAAAGTGGATCAGCCCCGATGTTCCGAATGATCTTGTTATGAATGCCACGGCGAATTCTATAGTATTCAACGGCAACTCAGCGACTGCAACCAAGTCTACTGCTAGCGTTCCACAAAGTGCTCTTTGGTATCCAATGGGTCAAATTAAAGTCACATCCACCACACTTTATTGGACATTCGCTATTCGCGAAACAGCAACATCTTCAGCTACATCAAGCGTTGCCATTGGATTGTCAGATTTAAATAAACTTGCACCAGGATGGGGAGTGAAGGGATTATTTTACAACGGTCCTAATCTATCCGACGGTTCCGTTCTATTGATGG acAATTTTGGCCCAAAGATAAAAAACGGCGATAAATGTTCCATTTTGGTGAAATTAATCGAAAGCAGAATGAAGGTGTACATCATATTGAACGGCAAATCTCTCGGGTTGGCCTTCGATGTTCCCGAAGACACTTTAGATGGAATTTACCCTGTGGTTAAATTCAATGGTGAAGGAATTGCAGTAGAGATTGAAGAGAGCAGAATTTCCGATGCACCCACCGAACTCGAGCCAGTTAAACCACTTATTATGGAAGGAAATTGGACTCTTCATTCACTGAGACAAGCAGCCGTGCTCACTAAGCCCAATGTCACGATGAAAATATCAGAGATATATGATCGCGTTCATGAACGGGCATACCGAATTCGCATCCATGCTGTCAATAAATTCATGGGAAAACTGATGGAAAAGTCAAAGTCAAATTGGGCTGGAGAAATTATGGATAAAACTGCCAAGCAAGGGACTGCTTCAGAAATGGAACTTGAAACCGACATTTCTAAGCATATTTCAGCAATTCGGAATGTTGTACTCGATACcgtgaaaaatgaattaagaTTGGAGTCGGCGGGTTCAACATCAGTCtggaaacaaattgaatccagGCGAACGACCGTCAATTTTAATCCGTTTAAAAAGGTCAAGAATTAa
- the LOC119069265 gene encoding GATA zinc finger domain-containing protein 1: protein MPQKATTIKCVQCNHTESPMWRLCESGQICNSCYEENKKQLLNELEPETPEPVGNENTNSNNGEVKKLRKSTRTTRYKSKTSNNTGTIVKNITKGRSRRNIFKKPPIKAPVIPASTTFSDSLFHNGSYIQVGDIVSISDFEDNTYYAQIRGLLVDTYCEKSAFITWLIPTQASPPPNERFEPSTYLIGPEEDFSRKLSCMEFVMHAPSNYYHNKNTPYPAADCDDTSSKHAGFIWTNLYLDDAAVPKTPTVPPTEN from the exons ATGCCTCAAAAAGCCACCACCATAAAATGTGTTCAATGCAATCACACCGAATCTCCTATGTGGCGTCTGTGTGAGAGTGGACAGATATGCAACTCTTGCTACGAAGAAAATAAGAAGCAACTGCTGAATGAATTGGAACCAGAAACCCCGGAACCAGTGGGAAATGAGAACACAAATT CAAACAACGGCGAAGTGAAGAAATTGCGAAAGAGCACACGTACAACCAGATACAAATCAAAGACATCGAACAATACCGGAacaattgtgaaaaatataaCAAAGGGACGCAGTCGCcggaatattttcaaaaagccTCCCATCAAAGCTCCTGTTATACCAGCGTCGACAACATTTTCGGACTCACTATTTCATAAT GGTTCATACATCCAGGTCGGTGATATTGTATCGATCTCGGACTTTGAGGACAACACCTATTACGCTCAAATACGTGGCTTACTTGTCGACACATACTGCGAAAAATCGGCGTTTATCACATGGCTCATTCCGACACAAGCGAGTCCACCACCTAACGAACGCTTCGAACCGAGCACTTACTTAATtg GTCCCGAAGAAGATTTTTCACGGAAGCTGTCTTGTATGGAATTTGTGATGCATGCGCCCAGCAATTACTATCACAACAAGAATACTCCGTATCCAGCCGCTGATTGTGATGATACCAGTTCAAAGCATGCCGGCTTCATTTGGACGAATCTTTATCTAGACGATGCGGCTGTACCGAAAACGCCGACAGTACCGCCAACTGAAAATTAA
- the LOC119069187 gene encoding DNA ligase 1 isoform X1: MLLVKLLPNLVPKSARFCIKSLSILHMPRQFNPIQTNNSKVLCRFLESNVKQLTFVKLFSDDVQPVNGKGKKKRRRVVSSDEEDVVTAKKSSPQKSVKISPKKSAERSPSQTPIKDTKVATPVKDVKVVTPVKDAKVEKDDGEFVTSPIKFENEENDSPKTKKQTKASAKSKAKTPKANAAKKAKIEKKTTPKSASTSPKETVTVRTETNVTEEKAKADSDADDKKENIKKEKESPLAKKPAAIHSFFTSAKTTKEQSTKGGVSDTDYNPEKQKYHPIDDAFWKHGEKVPYLALARTFEKIEDISSRLKMIEVLSNFYRSVIVLSPNDLVACVFLCLNQLAPSYEGLELGVAEHSLMKVIAEATGRSLAQIKTDVANTGDMGIVAQQSKRNQTMLFVPAALMVTDVFEKLREIAKMTGQASMGKKGDKIQTIFRRCRHSEARFFVRSLLGKLRIGLAEQSVLQALALACTLTPPNQKEYPPPILTAFKNEAKLKEKLDEVALEIKTTYCQCPNFGRIIEVLLNDGVDALSEKCQMLPGTPLKPMLAHPTKGVQEVLQRFDGIKFTCEYKYDGERAQIHIDADGTVSIFSRNQENNTSKYPDIIGRIDNVKNEAVRSCILDCEAVAWDCEKQQILPFQVLSTRKRKDANESDIKVKVIVFMFDLLYLNGEPLVTRSFIERRNLLREHFREVDGEWKFATALDTSDIDELQNFLEVSVKENCEGLMVKTLEKDATYEIAKRSRNWLKLKKDYLSGVGDSLDLVVIGGYKGKGKRTGTYGGFLLACYDSENEEYQSICKIGTGFTEEDLQKHSEFLKTNIIPNPKSYYKYDSSHQPDDWFEPVQVWEVLCADLSLSPVHKAAMGIVDPVKGISLRFPRFIRIRDDKAVEDATTACQVADMYSNQDQIKNQDKSGRDVEEDFY; the protein is encoded by the exons ATGCTATTGGTAAAATTATTGCCAAATTTGGTTCCAAAATCTGCACGGTTTTGCATCAAAAGTCTCAGTATCCTGCACATGCCGAGACAGTTTAATCCGATACAGACAAATAACAGCAAAGTTTTGTGTCGGTTTCTTGAATCTAATGTTAAACAGCTAACTTTCGTTAAATTATTCAGTGATGATGTGCAACCAGTGAATGGAAAGGGGAAGAAAAAACGTCGGAGAGTCGTTAGCAGTGACGAGGAAGATGTTGTGACCGCAAAGAAAAG cTCGCCCCAGAAATCAGTCAAGATCTCGCCGAAGAAATCAGCTGAAAGATCACCATCCCAAACACCAATTAAGGATACCAAAGTTGCAACACCAGTTAAGGATGTGAAGGTTGTAACACCTGTCAAGGATGCTAAAGTTGAAAAAGACGATGGAGAATTCGTAACGAGTccgattaaatttgaaaacgaagAGAATGATTCACCGAAGACGAAGAAACAGACCAAAGCTTCTGCGAAATCCAAAGCTAAAACACCGAAAGCAAATGCAGCAAAGAAGgcaaaaattgagaaaaagacGACCCCAAAATCCGCCTCCACTTCACCGAAGGAAACAGTGACTGTTCGGACTGAGACCAATGTCACAGAAGAGAAAGCAAAGGCAGATAGCGATGCAGACGACAAAAAAGAGAATATAAAGAAAGAGAAAGAATCGCCGTTGGCCAAGAAACCAGCTGCAATACACAGTTTCTTCACCAGtgcaaaaacaacaaaagagCAATCAACAAAGGGAGGTGTGTCTGACACCGACTACAATCcagagaaacaaaaatatcatcCGATCGACGATGCATTTTGGAAACATGGCGAAAA agTTCCTTACCTGGCGTTGGCTCGTacgtttgagaaaattgaagaCATTAGCAGTCGCTTAAAAATGATTGAAGTGCTGTCCAACTTTTACCGGTCGGTGATTGTTTTGAGCCCAAATGATCTTGTGGCTTGCGTCTTTTTATGCCTAAATCAATTGGCACCATCGTATGAAG GTCTTGAATTAGGTGTGGCTGAGCATTCGTTGATGAAAGTCATCGCTGAAGCTACAGGAAGATCATTGGCTCAAATAAAAACCGATGTTGCCAATACTGGTGACATGGGCATCGTGGCTCAGCAATCGAAACGGAATCAGACGATGCTGTTCGTACCAGCTGCACTAATGGTGACCGATGTGTTCGAAAAGTTACGAGAAATTGCTAAAATGACTGGACAGGCG TCCATGGGTAAGAAGGGTGACAAAATCCAAACAATATTTCGCCGTTGTCGCCATTCGGAGGCGAGATTTTTCGTACGCTCACTGTTGGGCAAATTGAGAATTGGTCTGGCTGAACAATCGGTACTGCAGGCACTGGCACTCGCTTGCACATTGACACCACCTAATCAGAAAGAATATCCGCCACCAATATTGACCGCTTTCAAAAATGAAGCCAAACTGAAAGAGAAGTTGGATGAGGTGGCACTTGAAATTAAAACAACTTATTG CCAATGTCCGAATTTCGGAAGAATCATAGAAGTATTGCTGAACGACGGTGTCGATGCTTTATCAGAAAAATGCCAAATGCTACCGGGAACTCCATTGAAACCTATGTTAGCGCATCCGACCAAGGGAGTTCAGGAGGTGTTGCAGAGATTTGATGGCATCAAATTTACTTGCGAATACAAATACGACGGAGAACGGGCTCAA ATTCACATTGACGCCGATGGAACGGTGAGCATCTTTTCCCGCAATCAAGAGAACAACACTAGCAAATATCCGGACATCATCGGTCGAATCGATAATGTGAAAAATGAAGCCGTTCGATCCTGCATCCTGGACTGTGAAGCAGTCGCTTGGGACTGCGAAAAGCAACAAATTCTCCCATTCCAAGTGCTGTCAACACGAAAACGTAAAGACGCCAACGAGTCAGACATCAAAGTCAAAGTCATTGTCTTCATGTTTGACCTGCTGTATTTGAACGGCGAGCCGTTGGTTACGCGATCGTTCATCGAACGAAGAAACTTGCTGCGCGAACACTTCCGTGAAGTGGATGGCGAATGGAAATTTGCAACAGCACTGGATACCAGCGACATTGACGAATTGCAGAATTTCTTGGAAGTGTCGGTGAAGGAAAATTGCGAAGGATTGATGGTGAAAACATTGGAAAAGGACGCAACATACGAAATTGCAAAGAGATCGCGCAACTGGTTGAAACTGAAAAAGGATTATTTGTCGGGTGTCGGCGATTCGCTGGATCTGGTCGTCATTGGCGGATACAAAGGAAAGGGAAAACGGACCGGAACGTACGGTGGATTTTTGTTGGCTTGTTACGACAGTGAAAATGAAGAATATCAAAGCATCTGCAAAATTGGAACTG GTTTCACTGAAGAAGACCTTCAAAAGCATTCGGAATTTTTAAAGACCAACATCATCCCGAACCCAAAATCATATTACAAATACGACTCGTCACATCAACCAGACGATTGGTTCGAACCAGTCCAAGTGTGGGAGGTATTATGTGCGGATTTGTCACTGAGTCCAGTACACAAGGCTGCAATGGGTATT GTTGATCCAGTCAAGGGAATTTCCTTACGTTTCCCACGATTCATTCGCATCCGTGATGACAAAGCCGTCGAAGATGCGACAACTGCTTGTCAAGTGGCTGACATGTATTCGAACCAAGATCAGATCAAGAATCAAGACAAATCGGGACGTGACGTTGAGGAAgatttttactga
- the LOC119069187 gene encoding DNA ligase 1 isoform X2 — protein sequence MSQKSLLSYFSKTKSPNQSINELQSQESNSSDDVQPVNGKGKKKRRRVVSSDEEDVVTAKKSSPQKSVKISPKKSAERSPSQTPIKDTKVATPVKDVKVVTPVKDAKVEKDDGEFVTSPIKFENEENDSPKTKKQTKASAKSKAKTPKANAAKKAKIEKKTTPKSASTSPKETVTVRTETNVTEEKAKADSDADDKKENIKKEKESPLAKKPAAIHSFFTSAKTTKEQSTKGGVSDTDYNPEKQKYHPIDDAFWKHGEKVPYLALARTFEKIEDISSRLKMIEVLSNFYRSVIVLSPNDLVACVFLCLNQLAPSYEGLELGVAEHSLMKVIAEATGRSLAQIKTDVANTGDMGIVAQQSKRNQTMLFVPAALMVTDVFEKLREIAKMTGQASMGKKGDKIQTIFRRCRHSEARFFVRSLLGKLRIGLAEQSVLQALALACTLTPPNQKEYPPPILTAFKNEAKLKEKLDEVALEIKTTYCQCPNFGRIIEVLLNDGVDALSEKCQMLPGTPLKPMLAHPTKGVQEVLQRFDGIKFTCEYKYDGERAQIHIDADGTVSIFSRNQENNTSKYPDIIGRIDNVKNEAVRSCILDCEAVAWDCEKQQILPFQVLSTRKRKDANESDIKVKVIVFMFDLLYLNGEPLVTRSFIERRNLLREHFREVDGEWKFATALDTSDIDELQNFLEVSVKENCEGLMVKTLEKDATYEIAKRSRNWLKLKKDYLSGVGDSLDLVVIGGYKGKGKRTGTYGGFLLACYDSENEEYQSICKIGTGFTEEDLQKHSEFLKTNIIPNPKSYYKYDSSHQPDDWFEPVQVWEVLCADLSLSPVHKAAMGIVDPVKGISLRFPRFIRIRDDKAVEDATTACQVADMYSNQDQIKNQDKSGRDVEEDFY from the exons ATGTCACAGAAATCACTGCT ttcatatttttcaaaaacaaaatcaccgAACCAGTCTATCAACGAGCTACAATCGCAAGAGAGCAATTCCAG TGATGATGTGCAACCAGTGAATGGAAAGGGGAAGAAAAAACGTCGGAGAGTCGTTAGCAGTGACGAGGAAGATGTTGTGACCGCAAAGAAAAG cTCGCCCCAGAAATCAGTCAAGATCTCGCCGAAGAAATCAGCTGAAAGATCACCATCCCAAACACCAATTAAGGATACCAAAGTTGCAACACCAGTTAAGGATGTGAAGGTTGTAACACCTGTCAAGGATGCTAAAGTTGAAAAAGACGATGGAGAATTCGTAACGAGTccgattaaatttgaaaacgaagAGAATGATTCACCGAAGACGAAGAAACAGACCAAAGCTTCTGCGAAATCCAAAGCTAAAACACCGAAAGCAAATGCAGCAAAGAAGgcaaaaattgagaaaaagacGACCCCAAAATCCGCCTCCACTTCACCGAAGGAAACAGTGACTGTTCGGACTGAGACCAATGTCACAGAAGAGAAAGCAAAGGCAGATAGCGATGCAGACGACAAAAAAGAGAATATAAAGAAAGAGAAAGAATCGCCGTTGGCCAAGAAACCAGCTGCAATACACAGTTTCTTCACCAGtgcaaaaacaacaaaagagCAATCAACAAAGGGAGGTGTGTCTGACACCGACTACAATCcagagaaacaaaaatatcatcCGATCGACGATGCATTTTGGAAACATGGCGAAAA agTTCCTTACCTGGCGTTGGCTCGTacgtttgagaaaattgaagaCATTAGCAGTCGCTTAAAAATGATTGAAGTGCTGTCCAACTTTTACCGGTCGGTGATTGTTTTGAGCCCAAATGATCTTGTGGCTTGCGTCTTTTTATGCCTAAATCAATTGGCACCATCGTATGAAG GTCTTGAATTAGGTGTGGCTGAGCATTCGTTGATGAAAGTCATCGCTGAAGCTACAGGAAGATCATTGGCTCAAATAAAAACCGATGTTGCCAATACTGGTGACATGGGCATCGTGGCTCAGCAATCGAAACGGAATCAGACGATGCTGTTCGTACCAGCTGCACTAATGGTGACCGATGTGTTCGAAAAGTTACGAGAAATTGCTAAAATGACTGGACAGGCG TCCATGGGTAAGAAGGGTGACAAAATCCAAACAATATTTCGCCGTTGTCGCCATTCGGAGGCGAGATTTTTCGTACGCTCACTGTTGGGCAAATTGAGAATTGGTCTGGCTGAACAATCGGTACTGCAGGCACTGGCACTCGCTTGCACATTGACACCACCTAATCAGAAAGAATATCCGCCACCAATATTGACCGCTTTCAAAAATGAAGCCAAACTGAAAGAGAAGTTGGATGAGGTGGCACTTGAAATTAAAACAACTTATTG CCAATGTCCGAATTTCGGAAGAATCATAGAAGTATTGCTGAACGACGGTGTCGATGCTTTATCAGAAAAATGCCAAATGCTACCGGGAACTCCATTGAAACCTATGTTAGCGCATCCGACCAAGGGAGTTCAGGAGGTGTTGCAGAGATTTGATGGCATCAAATTTACTTGCGAATACAAATACGACGGAGAACGGGCTCAA ATTCACATTGACGCCGATGGAACGGTGAGCATCTTTTCCCGCAATCAAGAGAACAACACTAGCAAATATCCGGACATCATCGGTCGAATCGATAATGTGAAAAATGAAGCCGTTCGATCCTGCATCCTGGACTGTGAAGCAGTCGCTTGGGACTGCGAAAAGCAACAAATTCTCCCATTCCAAGTGCTGTCAACACGAAAACGTAAAGACGCCAACGAGTCAGACATCAAAGTCAAAGTCATTGTCTTCATGTTTGACCTGCTGTATTTGAACGGCGAGCCGTTGGTTACGCGATCGTTCATCGAACGAAGAAACTTGCTGCGCGAACACTTCCGTGAAGTGGATGGCGAATGGAAATTTGCAACAGCACTGGATACCAGCGACATTGACGAATTGCAGAATTTCTTGGAAGTGTCGGTGAAGGAAAATTGCGAAGGATTGATGGTGAAAACATTGGAAAAGGACGCAACATACGAAATTGCAAAGAGATCGCGCAACTGGTTGAAACTGAAAAAGGATTATTTGTCGGGTGTCGGCGATTCGCTGGATCTGGTCGTCATTGGCGGATACAAAGGAAAGGGAAAACGGACCGGAACGTACGGTGGATTTTTGTTGGCTTGTTACGACAGTGAAAATGAAGAATATCAAAGCATCTGCAAAATTGGAACTG GTTTCACTGAAGAAGACCTTCAAAAGCATTCGGAATTTTTAAAGACCAACATCATCCCGAACCCAAAATCATATTACAAATACGACTCGTCACATCAACCAGACGATTGGTTCGAACCAGTCCAAGTGTGGGAGGTATTATGTGCGGATTTGTCACTGAGTCCAGTACACAAGGCTGCAATGGGTATT GTTGATCCAGTCAAGGGAATTTCCTTACGTTTCCCACGATTCATTCGCATCCGTGATGACAAAGCCGTCGAAGATGCGACAACTGCTTGTCAAGTGGCTGACATGTATTCGAACCAAGATCAGATCAAGAATCAAGACAAATCGGGACGTGACGTTGAGGAAgatttttactga